A stretch of Episyrphus balteatus chromosome 2, idEpiBalt1.1, whole genome shotgun sequence DNA encodes these proteins:
- the LOC129910315 gene encoding uncharacterized protein LOC129910315, which yields MHKCIFKNFHLIIKVSNLADVYLDFFYEKYHKERDELWLFKLIEILFRLLESCNNLDALQIKCFENIFYKRMSFVLEQIMIQNSPDFHMELFKFCISMLNIILWTPTFSKNFCIKIIKKIIKIKADSMIFVLSKSSRKIRQYTQYSMKIFLSSFIIHSDSSPPISNHLILDTFLQAHFSKTFIDLKSKEIVKNNKLLILLYGCSFFKHQLRSPLNANKVLANIAIILEDPECNLDNHEIWNILRIYSYYSNYAVLSSLEHIGVQNISEHLLKKSTELFLGKQRMQYQIDKYILSFAKDLSTNMKIINTMVLAYMSQDPSPKDSNIGFIFPANEVLPFILSNDSKQVANAVTILQQKYLNEDDLDFIIKHCFSSLKSDEINIEEAKKVTQKYSTSCYYFMMTTCVSLASNIDPHFEQFDVSMKPATSKTLF from the exons ATgcataaatgcatttttaaaaattttcatctaATAATAAAAGTTTCCAATTTAGCGGATgtatatttagattttttttacgaaaaatatCACAAGGAAAGAGATGAGTTGTGgctttttaaattaatagaaATTCTCTTTCGATTGTTGGA ATCTTGCAATAATTTGGATGcattacaaataaaatgttttgaaaacatctTCTATAAGCGGATGAGTTTTGTTTTGGAGCAAATTAtg ATACAAAATTCTCCCGATTTTCATATGGaactcttcaaattttgcatttCAATGCTCAATATCATACTTTGGACTCCAACTTTCAGCAAAAACTTTTGcattaaaatcattaaaaaaattattaaaattaaagctgattcgatgatttttgttttgtcaaaaTCTTCaag AAAAATTCGTCAATACACCCAATACTCTATGAAAATATTCCTAAGTTCATTTATTATTCATTCTGATAGTTCTCCTCCAATTAGCAATCATTTAATACTTGATACATTTCTGCAagctcatttttcaaaaacatttatcGACCTGAAATCGAaggaaattgttaaaaataataaactactTATACTTCTATATGGATGTTCCTTTTTTAAGCATCAACTTCGTAGTCCTCTTAATGCTAACAAAGTTTTAGCTAATATTGCAATCATTTTGGAAGATCCCGAATGTAATCTTGATAATCATGAGATTTggaatattttaagaatttattcT tactATTCCAACTATGCAGTTCTTAGTTCACTTGAACACATAGGAGTTCAGAATATTTCTGAACATTTACTGAAAAAATCAACTGAACTTTTTCTTGGAAAACAAAGAATGCAATATCAAATCGATAAGTACATTTTATCATTCGCTAAAGACTTATCaacaaatatgaaaataattaataccatg GTTTTAGCATACATGAGTCAAGACCCTTCGCCAAAAGATTCAAATATTGGTTTCATTTTTCCAGCGAACGAGGTTCTACCATTTATTTTGTCGAATGATTCCAAACAAGTTGCGAATGCTGTAACAATTTTACAACAGAAATATCTAAATGAAGACGATTTGGATTTTATTATCAAGCACTGCTTTTCTAGTTTGAAATCTGACGAAATCAATATTGAAG AGGCAAAAAAAGTGACCCAAAAATACTCCACatcatgttattattttatgatgACTACTTGTGTAAGTTTGGCGTCAAATATTGACCCGCATTTTGAGCAGTTTGATGTATCTATGAAACCAGCTACTTCAAAaaccctattttaa